One window from the genome of Bacillus weihaiensis encodes:
- the spoVT gene encoding stage V sporulation protein T — protein sequence MKATGIVRRIDDLGRVVIPKEIRRTLRIREGDPLEIFVDRDGEVILKKYSPISELSDFSKEYADALYDSLGHPVLICDRDTFIAVSGGSKKEYMNKNIGDVVEKAMEERGSVLKADAGETQIAEGISEEIKSYTIGPIIANGDPIGAVIILSKEQSIGEVEHKAVETAAGFLARQMEQ from the coding sequence ATGAAAGCAACTGGTATTGTTCGTCGTATTGATGATTTAGGTCGCGTAGTTATTCCAAAGGAAATTCGTAGAACGTTACGAATACGTGAGGGAGATCCTCTTGAAATTTTTGTGGATCGTGATGGTGAAGTTATCCTAAAGAAATATTCACCTATAAGCGAGCTAAGTGACTTTTCTAAGGAATATGCAGATGCACTTTATGATAGTCTAGGGCATCCTGTATTAATATGTGACCGTGACACATTCATCGCAGTTTCTGGTGGTTCTAAAAAGGAATATATGAATAAGAATATCGGGGATGTTGTCGAGAAGGCTATGGAAGAAAGAGGTTCAGTCCTTAAAGCGGACGCTGGTGAAACTCAAATAGCCGAAGGAATAAGTGAAGAAATTAAATCGTATACAATTGGACCTATAATTGCGAATGGAGACCCAATTGGAGCAGTCATCATTTTATCTAAAGAACAATCTATTGGTGAAGTTGAACATAAGGCTGTCGAAACTGCAGCGGGATTCTTAGCAAGGCAAATGGAGCAATAA
- a CDS encoding putative polysaccharide biosynthesis protein, translating into MNVPKNNLYLAMQGAMILTLAGLVTKILSAAYRVPYQNIVGDIGFYIYQQVYPFYGMSVILATSGFPVIISKVVVDLGHNTSKATRSKILTVSFWFLAGLGFFMFLPLFFFAHPIAQFMGDVYLAPLIKVTSFSFLLIPFLSTYRGVFQAQQDMKPTAISQVIEQGVRVSFILVSSVFMIKAGFTLYETGVGAFFSSILGSVAALLFFFFYSNKKNEQVRHFPEDKVRLKTIFIIRKICKYSFTIGICSLLLILIQLIDSLHLYALLTDMGIDEETAKKTKGIYDRGQPLIQLGTVVATSFALSIVPVLSTAKADNRTDFITKKIHLSIKLCLVIASSATIGLIAIMKPTNIMLFTDSSGSFLLMILIGSIFFTSLCLTLFAILQGLGFTVFPAITVLVGTLIKLLVNSYLVPIYGIYGAASSTTFAYFVVALSNYVYLAHKGYVFKEYKALYKIIGSNSLMLCSILIYLVFMKQYGLAFDERIGAAITALAGVVLGGFVYGIMILKLKVFSREELVNIPIINKVMK; encoded by the coding sequence ATGAATGTCCCGAAAAACAATTTATATCTAGCCATGCAAGGGGCGATGATCCTTACACTTGCTGGACTGGTAACGAAAATTTTGAGTGCTGCTTATCGTGTCCCATACCAAAATATTGTGGGGGATATAGGTTTTTATATTTATCAGCAAGTGTATCCCTTTTATGGGATGAGCGTTATTTTAGCTACATCCGGTTTTCCGGTCATTATTTCGAAAGTAGTAGTAGATCTAGGACATAACACTTCTAAAGCAACACGATCAAAGATACTGACTGTTTCGTTTTGGTTCCTAGCTGGACTAGGCTTTTTTATGTTTCTTCCATTATTTTTTTTCGCACACCCTATTGCCCAATTTATGGGCGATGTTTATTTGGCTCCATTAATAAAAGTAACCTCTTTTTCTTTTTTGCTGATTCCGTTTCTTTCTACATACAGAGGTGTTTTTCAAGCTCAGCAAGATATGAAGCCAACAGCCATCTCGCAAGTGATTGAACAAGGTGTAAGAGTTAGCTTTATCTTAGTGAGCTCGGTTTTTATGATAAAAGCGGGTTTTACTTTATATGAAACCGGTGTTGGGGCTTTCTTTTCTTCCATTTTAGGAAGTGTTGCAGCGCTTCTTTTTTTCTTTTTTTACTCGAATAAGAAAAATGAACAAGTTCGACATTTTCCCGAAGATAAGGTAAGGCTAAAAACAATATTCATTATAAGGAAAATATGTAAATATAGTTTTACAATTGGTATATGTAGCTTATTGCTTATTTTGATACAGCTTATTGATTCTTTGCATTTATACGCTTTATTAACAGATATGGGAATCGATGAAGAGACTGCAAAGAAAACAAAGGGAATTTATGATCGAGGACAACCTCTTATTCAACTAGGAACGGTGGTTGCTACATCGTTTGCATTATCGATTGTACCTGTTCTTTCGACGGCTAAGGCTGATAATCGTACAGACTTTATAACAAAGAAAATACATTTATCAATCAAGCTTTGTCTTGTCATTGCATCTAGCGCTACCATAGGTTTAATCGCTATTATGAAACCAACGAACATTATGTTATTTACTGATTCATCTGGGTCATTCCTATTAATGATCTTGATAGGCTCTATCTTCTTTACATCTCTCTGTTTAACTTTGTTTGCGATATTGCAAGGACTTGGCTTTACGGTGTTTCCTGCAATAACGGTCTTAGTTGGCACCTTAATTAAACTACTAGTAAATAGCTATCTTGTTCCTATATATGGAATTTACGGTGCGGCTAGTTCAACCACATTTGCCTACTTCGTTGTAGCTCTTAGTAATTATGTTTATTTAGCACATAAGGGCTATGTATTTAAAGAGTATAAGGCTTTGTACAAAATAATTGGAAGTAATAGTTTGATGTTATGCTCCATTCTTATCTATTTAGTATTCATGAAACAGTATGGGCTAGCCTTTGATGAACGTATAGGTGCAGCCATAACAGCATTAGCGGGAGTTGTTCTTGGAGGCTTTGTTTATGGGATAATGATCCTGAAATTAAAGGTATTTTCCCGTGAGGAATTGGTAAATATACCAATCATTAATAAAGTAATGAAATGA
- a CDS encoding anti-sigma-F factor Fin family protein, with the protein MALHYHCRHCGVKVGSLEQQSISSEQLGFTSLTNEERQEMITYQQNGDVHIKTICEDCQDALNRNPDLHQYDRFIQ; encoded by the coding sequence ATGGCGTTACACTATCATTGTAGACATTGTGGTGTAAAAGTAGGAAGTCTTGAACAGCAATCTATTTCAAGTGAACAGCTTGGATTTACATCATTAACAAATGAGGAAAGACAAGAAATGATTACTTATCAACAAAATGGTGATGTACATATAAAGACAATTTGTGAGGATTGCCAAGATGCATTAAATAGAAATCCAGATTTACACCAGTACGATCGCTTTATCCAATAA
- the mazG gene encoding nucleoside triphosphate pyrophosphohydrolase: MAKHITIIGLGAGDVNQLPYGVYKLLKDTPKLYLRTKEHPVIEQLGDEIRFESFDYIYEKHETFEGVYEEIVSLLLSYATAEDIVYAVPGHPQVAEKTVQLLQTVGREKGYTVTVKGGQSFIDAMFQALEIDPVEGFQLVDGLDFKSESLNLRGHVMITQVYDQMVASEVKLALMDQLPDDYKVKIVTAAGSRDQLIKEVELYELDRETTINNLTSIYVPPVKNEEVLYHQFTSFRAIIAELRGPNGCPWDKEQTHTSLKKYLIEECYELLEAIENDDIDHIVEELGDVLLQVVLHSQIGEDEAMFSIDEVIRGVSEKMVRRHPHVFGQTQVTNSEEVVTNWDEIKRKEKGDVQETSILDSVSGALPALSKAFHLQKKAAKVGFDWPSVEGAWAKVKEELSEFEEELSKNHSQQKIMQEFGDILFALINVGRYYKVEPEEALTSTNHKFYRRFSYIEQMAEKAEKVLKEMSLEEMDELWNQAKKIDKEGLG, translated from the coding sequence ATGGCAAAACATATTACAATAATTGGCTTAGGTGCCGGAGATGTAAATCAACTTCCATACGGTGTTTATAAGCTTCTAAAGGATACACCGAAACTATATCTTAGAACGAAAGAGCATCCTGTAATTGAACAACTAGGGGATGAAATTCGCTTTGAATCGTTTGACTATATTTATGAAAAACACGAAACATTCGAGGGCGTTTATGAGGAAATTGTTTCGTTACTCTTATCCTATGCAACGGCAGAAGATATTGTCTATGCTGTTCCTGGACATCCCCAAGTAGCTGAAAAAACAGTGCAGCTTTTACAAACTGTTGGGAGAGAAAAAGGGTATACCGTAACTGTTAAGGGTGGTCAAAGCTTTATCGACGCTATGTTCCAAGCTTTGGAAATTGACCCGGTCGAGGGCTTCCAATTAGTTGATGGTCTTGATTTTAAAAGTGAATCTCTGAATTTAAGAGGACATGTAATGATTACACAGGTTTATGATCAAATGGTTGCCTCGGAAGTGAAGCTGGCATTAATGGATCAGTTACCAGATGATTATAAAGTGAAGATTGTGACCGCAGCAGGAAGTAGAGACCAACTTATAAAAGAAGTTGAGTTATATGAACTTGATCGTGAAACAACAATTAATAATTTGACTAGCATATATGTCCCTCCAGTTAAAAATGAGGAGGTATTATATCATCAGTTTACTTCTTTTAGAGCAATCATTGCAGAATTACGGGGACCAAATGGCTGTCCGTGGGACAAGGAACAAACACATACATCCCTAAAGAAATACTTAATTGAAGAATGCTATGAGCTTTTAGAAGCAATTGAAAATGATGATATTGATCATATCGTCGAAGAGCTTGGAGATGTTCTTTTACAAGTGGTCCTTCATTCTCAAATAGGTGAAGATGAGGCAATGTTTTCAATAGATGAGGTCATCAGAGGGGTTTCTGAAAAAATGGTTCGCAGACATCCACATGTGTTCGGACAAACACAGGTGACAAACTCTGAAGAGGTAGTGACTAATTGGGATGAAATAAAGCGCAAGGAAAAAGGTGACGTACAGGAAACATCTATTCTTGACTCTGTTTCTGGGGCATTACCTGCACTCTCAAAAGCCTTCCATCTACAAAAAAAGGCAGCTAAGGTCGGTTTTGACTGGCCGTCAGTCGAAGGAGCATGGGCAAAAGTAAAAGAAGAATTATCTGAATTTGAGGAGGAGCTTTCTAAAAACCATAGCCAACAAAAAATAATGCAAGAGTTTGGTGACATTCTTTTTGCGCTTATCAATGTAGGTAGGTATTATAAAGTAGAACCGGAAGAAGCACTTACCTCTACAAACCATAAATTTTACCGTCGTTTTTCTTATATTGAGCAAATGGCAGAAAAGGCAGAGAAAGTCCTCAAAGAAATGTCTCTTGAGGAAATGGATGAGCTATGGAATCAAGCAAAGAAAATAGATAAAGAGGGGTTAGGATGA
- a CDS encoding RNA-binding S4 domain-containing protein produces MRLDKFLKVSRLIKRRTLAKEIADQGRISINGIPAKASSNVKVGDELLIRFGQKYVTVVIDDLRETTKKEEASNLYRIVKEERISEE; encoded by the coding sequence ATGAGACTAGATAAATTTTTAAAGGTATCCAGATTGATCAAAAGACGTACATTAGCGAAGGAAATTGCGGACCAAGGAAGAATATCCATTAACGGTATTCCAGCAAAAGCTAGTTCAAACGTAAAGGTGGGAGATGAGCTTTTAATTCGTTTTGGTCAAAAGTATGTTACAGTTGTCATTGATGACTTAAGAGAAACGACTAAAAAAGAAGAGGCATCGAACCTTTATCGAATTGTAAAAGAAGAACGCATTTCTGAAGAGTAA
- the mfd gene encoding transcription-repair coupling factor produces the protein MNSLQHYFYDNDDFKTIVSGIEEGLKEQLVAGLSGSARTVFTSALYHDVKKSILIVTHNLFQAQKVYEDLTNLLKDHVYLYPVNDLIASEVAIASPELKAQRIEVLNKLIEGQPSIVVAPVAGVRRLLPPKALWKEKQFTLSVGQDIELDEYTNQFVSLGYERVDMVNAPGEFSVRGGIIDLYPLTEENAVRIELFDTEIDSIRTFNIENQRSIEMLKTVTIGPAVEMLLNEESRVRCIKAVEDGLAKNLKNMKNDQQKELLVENIEYDLEKLRTNQYSQDIFKFSSLFYEQPASLLDYMSDDSMIILDEISRIHETYEQLEREEAEWYTNLLEEGKILKDVKISHSYLEVMSKSKQPLIYLSLFLRHVPHTSPQNILNLSCKQMQNFHGQMHLLKTEIDRWQKAQYAIVFLGVNEERTKKLEQVLEDYEIKATILKTTDFIRGGSTLILEGDLQTGFELPMQKLAVITEEELFKKRVKKQVRRQKLSNAERIKSYSELEVGDYVVHVNHGIGKYVGIETLEIKGIHKDYLNIKYQGSDQLYVPVEQIDQVQKYVGSEGKEPKIYKLGGNDWRRVKKKVESSVQDIADDLIKLYAEREASEGYAFSPDGEMQKEFELAFPYQETEDQIRSIQEIKKDMERLRPMDRLLCGDVGYGKTEVAIRAAFKAVADGKQVALLVPTTILAQQHFETVRERFQDYPINVGLLSRFRTRKEINETTKGLANGTVDMVIGTHRLLSKDIQYKELGLLIIDEEQRFGVTHKEKIKQLKANVDVLTLTATPIPRTLHMSMLGVRDLSVIETPPENRFPVQTYVVEYNGVLVRESIEREMARGGQVFFLYNRVEDIERKAEEISMLVPDARVTYAHGKMTENELESVMLSFLEGEYDVLVSTTIIETGVDIPNVNTLIVNDADKMGLSQLYQLRGRVGRSNRVAYAYFTYRKDKVLTEVAEKRLQAIKEFTELGSGFKIAMRDLSIRGAGNLLGAQQHGFIDSVGFDLYSQMLKEAIEERQTDQPKEKPIDVEIDLQVDAYLPQDYITDNRQKIDMYKRFRSISSIQELEELQEEMIDRFGEYPIEVSYLFHIAKIKVFAMQERVELIKQDKEVISILVEEAASNKIDGQKLFDLSNKYQRTVGLGMEGSRLKMTISTKGHTVDQWLTIITELLNGLSQVKKEEISVK, from the coding sequence TTGAACAGTTTGCAGCACTATTTTTATGATAATGATGATTTTAAGACAATCGTATCAGGTATCGAGGAAGGTCTTAAGGAGCAGTTAGTAGCGGGTCTATCCGGATCAGCGAGAACAGTATTTACTTCTGCATTATACCATGATGTGAAAAAATCAATTTTAATTGTTACTCATAATCTTTTTCAAGCCCAGAAGGTATACGAAGATTTAACGAATTTATTAAAAGATCATGTTTATCTTTATCCTGTTAATGACCTTATTGCATCAGAGGTTGCTATCGCAAGTCCAGAGCTAAAGGCTCAGAGGATAGAGGTTTTAAATAAACTAATTGAAGGTCAGCCTTCTATCGTTGTAGCACCAGTAGCGGGTGTAAGAAGATTATTGCCACCTAAAGCATTATGGAAGGAAAAGCAGTTCACTCTTTCTGTAGGACAGGATATAGAGCTTGATGAATATACGAACCAATTTGTTTCATTAGGATATGAGCGCGTTGATATGGTAAATGCACCAGGTGAGTTTAGTGTTCGTGGTGGAATTATTGACCTTTATCCTTTAACAGAGGAAAATGCTGTAAGGATTGAATTGTTTGATACTGAAATTGATTCTATTCGTACGTTTAACATAGAAAATCAACGTTCAATTGAGATGCTTAAAACAGTCACGATCGGTCCAGCTGTTGAAATGCTATTAAATGAAGAATCAAGAGTAAGATGTATAAAGGCAGTGGAAGATGGACTAGCAAAGAACTTGAAGAACATGAAAAATGACCAACAAAAAGAGTTGCTGGTCGAAAACATTGAGTATGACTTAGAGAAGTTAAGGACGAACCAATATTCACAAGATATTTTCAAATTTTCATCGCTCTTCTATGAACAGCCTGCTAGTTTACTAGACTACATGTCAGATGATTCAATGATCATCTTAGATGAAATTAGTAGAATTCATGAAACGTATGAACAGCTAGAACGTGAAGAAGCAGAGTGGTATACAAATTTACTGGAAGAAGGAAAAATTCTTAAGGATGTAAAAATCTCACATTCCTATTTGGAAGTAATGTCAAAGTCAAAGCAACCACTCATTTATTTATCTTTATTTCTGAGGCATGTACCCCATACAAGCCCTCAAAATATATTGAATTTGTCGTGTAAGCAAATGCAAAATTTTCACGGACAAATGCACCTCTTAAAAACAGAAATTGATCGTTGGCAAAAAGCTCAATATGCCATTGTGTTTTTAGGTGTAAATGAAGAACGTACGAAGAAATTAGAGCAAGTCTTAGAGGATTATGAGATAAAAGCCACTATCTTGAAAACAACGGATTTCATAAGGGGTGGAAGTACACTCATACTGGAGGGGGATCTCCAAACAGGATTTGAACTTCCTATGCAGAAGCTTGCGGTCATTACGGAAGAAGAACTATTTAAAAAACGAGTAAAAAAACAGGTGCGTAGACAAAAGCTATCTAATGCTGAAAGAATAAAAAGCTATTCAGAGTTAGAGGTTGGAGACTACGTTGTTCACGTTAATCATGGTATCGGAAAGTATGTAGGAATTGAAACTCTTGAAATTAAGGGAATACATAAGGATTACTTAAATATCAAGTACCAAGGTAGTGATCAATTATACGTTCCTGTAGAACAAATTGACCAAGTTCAAAAATATGTGGGCTCAGAAGGTAAGGAGCCGAAAATATATAAACTGGGTGGTAATGATTGGCGGAGAGTGAAGAAGAAGGTTGAATCATCTGTTCAAGACATTGCGGATGATTTAATTAAGCTGTATGCAGAGAGAGAAGCAAGTGAAGGGTATGCGTTTTCACCAGACGGGGAAATGCAAAAAGAGTTTGAACTAGCTTTCCCTTATCAAGAAACTGAGGACCAAATACGTTCTATTCAGGAAATCAAGAAAGATATGGAGCGTCTACGTCCAATGGATAGACTACTATGTGGAGACGTTGGCTATGGGAAGACAGAGGTTGCAATACGTGCAGCTTTTAAAGCAGTAGCAGATGGTAAGCAGGTAGCCTTACTTGTTCCAACGACAATTCTTGCTCAGCAGCATTTTGAAACAGTCCGTGAAAGATTCCAAGACTATCCGATTAATGTTGGGCTTCTCAGTCGTTTTAGAACAAGGAAAGAAATTAATGAAACGACCAAAGGTTTAGCAAATGGAACGGTAGATATGGTCATTGGTACACATAGGCTACTTTCTAAGGATATTCAGTATAAAGAATTAGGTCTTCTTATTATTGATGAAGAACAACGCTTTGGTGTTACTCATAAGGAAAAAATCAAGCAACTTAAAGCGAATGTAGATGTGCTAACTTTAACGGCAACACCAATTCCAAGAACACTGCATATGTCTATGCTTGGTGTTAGGGACCTTTCCGTTATCGAGACCCCTCCTGAAAATCGTTTCCCAGTTCAAACGTATGTTGTTGAATATAACGGTGTGCTAGTCAGGGAGTCTATTGAAAGAGAGATGGCTCGTGGAGGTCAGGTGTTCTTCTTGTATAACCGTGTAGAGGATATTGAGAGGAAAGCAGAAGAAATTTCAATGCTAGTACCTGATGCGCGTGTAACGTATGCCCATGGAAAGATGACAGAGAATGAACTAGAGTCTGTTATGCTAAGCTTTTTAGAGGGAGAATATGATGTTCTTGTGAGCACAACCATTATTGAAACAGGAGTGGATATCCCTAACGTAAACACATTAATCGTCAACGATGCAGATAAAATGGGCTTATCACAGCTTTATCAGCTACGAGGACGTGTGGGTCGTTCTAATCGAGTGGCGTACGCATACTTCACGTATCGAAAAGATAAAGTGTTAACAGAGGTTGCTGAGAAGAGACTGCAGGCGATTAAAGAATTTACGGAATTAGGATCAGGTTTCAAGATTGCAATGAGAGACTTATCAATTCGAGGTGCAGGTAACTTACTAGGTGCCCAACAACATGGCTTTATCGACTCTGTAGGTTTTGATTTATATTCTCAAATGCTAAAAGAAGCGATTGAAGAAAGACAAACAGATCAGCCGAAGGAAAAGCCAATTGATGTGGAGATAGACCTACAAGTCGATGCTTATCTTCCACAAGATTATATTACTGATAATCGTCAAAAAATTGATATGTATAAACGCTTTAGGTCAATCTCAAGTATTCAGGAGCTTGAAGAATTACAAGAAGAAATGATTGACCGTTTCGGGGAATATCCAATAGAAGTGAGCTATCTTTTCCATATTGCAAAGATCAAAGTATTTGCTATGCAGGAAAGAGTGGAATTGATTAAACAAGATAAAGAGGTAATCTCCATTCTTGTAGAGGAAGCAGCAAGTAATAAAATCGATGGTCAAAAATTATTTGATTTAAGCAATAAATATCAACGTACAGTCGGTCTTGGTATGGAAGGTTCAAGGTTAAAAATGACGATTTCAACAAAAGGGCACACGGTAGATCAGTGGCTAACAATCATCACGGAATTATTGAATGGATTATCTCAAGTGAAAAAAGAAGAAATCTCAGTAAAATAG